The following proteins are encoded in a genomic region of Dietzia sp. ANT_WB102:
- the murA gene encoding UDP-N-acetylglucosamine 1-carboxyvinyltransferase, which translates to MSANPTSREESFLVRGGTRLSGEISVAGAKNSVLKLMAVALMAEGRTTLTNCPAISDVPAMADVLRHLGCTVEISGDTVVIDTPAELGHVADDKAAQRLRASVCILGPLVGRHHRAVLAMPGGDAIGSRPLNWHQNGLNRLGARTHMDHGRLVAEATELRGADYELSFPSVGATETFVTAAVLAEGTSVLKNAAREPEIVDICDLLNEMGAQISGAGTSTITIRGVDGLTPVSHRVIGDRIVAATWAMGAVMTRGDVTVTGIDPMFIHVVLENLRAVGAHVETGPDWIRISQDGRPRARDIRTLPFPGFPTDLQPMAIALASVSQGMSVVTENLFEARFRFVEEMVRMGVNAETDGHHAKIVGRERLDSATVWASDIRAGAGLVLAGMCADDVTEVCEIFHIDRGYSDFVGNVRALGGEIERVPTNR; encoded by the coding sequence GTGAGCGCTAATCCCACATCCCGCGAGGAGAGCTTCCTCGTCCGAGGCGGCACCCGACTGTCAGGCGAGATCTCCGTTGCCGGTGCCAAGAACAGCGTGCTGAAGCTGATGGCCGTGGCACTCATGGCCGAGGGGCGGACGACTCTGACCAACTGCCCGGCCATCTCCGATGTGCCGGCGATGGCCGATGTCCTGCGCCATCTCGGGTGCACGGTCGAGATCTCCGGCGATACCGTCGTGATCGACACTCCAGCCGAGTTGGGGCACGTGGCCGATGACAAGGCGGCACAGCGTCTGCGCGCATCCGTGTGCATCCTCGGTCCACTGGTCGGACGCCACCACCGTGCGGTCCTCGCCATGCCCGGTGGCGATGCCATCGGTAGCCGCCCACTCAACTGGCACCAGAACGGACTCAACCGGCTCGGCGCGCGCACCCACATGGACCACGGCCGGTTGGTCGCCGAGGCCACCGAACTCAGGGGGGCGGACTACGAGCTGAGCTTCCCGTCGGTCGGCGCCACCGAGACGTTCGTGACCGCAGCCGTGCTGGCGGAGGGCACCTCGGTCCTAAAGAATGCAGCCCGCGAGCCGGAGATTGTGGACATCTGCGACCTGCTCAATGAGATGGGTGCGCAAATCAGCGGTGCCGGAACGAGCACGATCACCATCCGCGGCGTAGACGGACTGACCCCGGTCAGTCACCGGGTCATCGGGGACCGGATCGTCGCCGCCACCTGGGCCATGGGGGCCGTCATGACCCGGGGCGACGTCACCGTCACCGGAATCGACCCCATGTTCATTCACGTGGTGCTGGAGAATTTGCGCGCAGTGGGCGCACACGTGGAGACCGGTCCCGACTGGATCCGTATCTCCCAGGACGGCCGCCCGCGGGCCCGCGACATCCGGACCCTGCCCTTCCCCGGATTCCCCACGGACCTCCAGCCGATGGCGATCGCGCTCGCCTCGGTCTCCCAAGGGATGTCGGTGGTGACAGAGAACCTCTTCGAGGCGCGCTTCCGGTTCGTGGAGGAGATGGTGCGCATGGGTGTGAATGCGGAGACGGACGGGCACCACGCCAAGATCGTCGGCCGGGAACGCTTGGACTCGGCGACCGTCTGGGCAAGCGATATCCGCGCTGGCGCAGGTCTTGTGTTGGCGGGCATGTGCGCAGACGACGTGACCGAGGTCTGCGAAATCTTCCACATAGATCGCGGTTACTCCGACTTCGTGGGCAACGTGCGGGCGCTCGGCGGTGAGATTGAACGAGTCCCCACCAATCGGTGA